A single genomic interval of Camelina sativa cultivar DH55 chromosome 11, Cs, whole genome shotgun sequence harbors:
- the LOC104727466 gene encoding heterodimeric geranylgeranyl pyrophosphate synthase small subunit, chloroplastic-like encodes MLFSASATPLVPSLCLLAAEKPVNRRPMMMRLSGGGAIGSSSSSSNFDLKTYWGTLMTEINQKLDEAIPVKYPAGIYESMRYSVLAQGAKRAPPVMCVAACELFGGDRLAAFPTACALEMVHAASLIHDDLPCMDDDPVRRGKPSNHTVYGSDIAILAGDALFPLAFQHIVSHTPPDLVP; translated from the exons ATGTTGTTTAGTGCTTCAGCGACACCACTAGTGCCCAGCTTGTGTCTTCTTGCGGCGGAGAAACCCGTCAATCGTCGTCCTATGATGATGAGACTCTCAGGCGGCGGAGCAATTGggtcttcttcatcgtcttcgaATTTCGATCTGAAGACGTATTGGGGAACTCTGATGACGGAGATCAATCAGAAGCTCGACGAGGCGATACCGGTCAAGTACCCTGCGGGGATCTACGAGTCGATGAGATACTCGGTGCTCGCACAAGGCGCCAAGCGTGCCCCTCCAGTCATGTGTGTTGCCGCCTGCGAGCTTTTCGGTGGCGATCGCCTCGCCGCTTTCCCAACCGCTTGTGCCCTTGAAATG gtCCACGCGGCTTCGTTGATACACGACGACCTCCCCTGTATGGACGATGATCCTGTCCGCCGAGGAAAGCCATCGAACCACACAGTCTACGGCTCCGACATCGCCATTCTCGCCGGCGACGCCCTCTTCCCACTCGCCTTCCAGCACATTGTCTCCCACACCCCTCCCGACCTTGTTCCC
- the LOC104720759 gene encoding transcriptional elongation regulator MINIYO-like, with the protein MSSMLASHFRHRWLQPKEKSKAEKGASEVKKDTVGLETIHEDGEMPNCSTQDKKIDSSITEWAHQRMPLPPHWFLSAISAVHSGKTSTGPPDSTELLEVAKSGVFFLAGLESGFGSVPSPVLSVPLVWKFHALSTVLLVGMDIIKDKNTRNLYNFLQELYGQYLDEARLNHRDIELLMFKSDIHENYSTFLEMVVEQYAAVSYGDELFGRQVSIYLHQCVESSVRLSAWTVLSNASVLQLLPSLDKCLGEADGYLEPVEENEAVLEAYLKSWTCGALDKAAARGSVAFTLVLHHFSSLVFCSEAKEKVSLRNKIVKSLVRDVSRKSHREGMMLKLVGYSKGVADAMEETREKEKRWEVLKEACEGNSSLLSEVEKLKSAF; encoded by the exons ATGAGCAGTATGCTTGCTTCTCACTTCAGACATAGATGGTTACAGCCAAAGGAAAAATCTAAAGCCGAGAAAGGAGCCAGTGAGGTAAAGAAGGACACAGTTGGACTGGAGACGATTCATGAGGACGGTGAAATGCCAAATTGTTCGACACAGGATAAAAAAATAGACTCCTCGATCACAGAGTGGGCTCACCAGAGAATGCCCCTACCTCCGCACTGGTTTCTCAGCGCCATTTCAGCAGTCCACAGTGGTAAAACCTCAACAGGGCCACCAGATTCCACAGAGTTGCTTGAAGTCGCGAAATCTGGAGTTTTCTTTCTTGCAGGACTTGAGTCTGGTTTTGGATCGGTTCCGTCTCCTGTTTTGAGTGTGCCATTGGTTTGGAAGTTTCACGCTTTGTCTACCGTGTTGCTTGTTGGAATGGACATCATCAAAGACAAGAACACTAGGAACTTGTACAATTTTCTGCAGGAGCTCTACGGGCAGTATCTTGATGAAGCGAGACTAAACCACCGTGACATTGAGCTCTTGATGTTCAAGTCAGACATTCACGAGAACTACTCTACTTTTCTGGAGATGGTCGTGGAGCAGTATGCTGCGGTGTCATATGGTGATGAACTGTTTGGCCGACAGGTATCGATTTACTTGCATCAATGTGTGGAATCCTCAGTTCGACTATCAGCATGGACTGTGCTCTCCAATGCCAGTGTTCTTCAGCTTCTGCCAAGTCTAGACAAATGCTTGGGAGAAGCAGATGGTTACCTTGAACCGGTTGAG GAAAACGAAGCAGTCCTTGAGGCGTACCTGAAGTCATGGACTTGTGGAGCCCTGGACAAAGCAGCGGCGCGGGGATCAGTAGCCTTTACACTCGTTCTGCATCACTTTTCATCTTTAGTATTCTGCAGTGAAGCCAAGGAAAAAGTATCCCTGCGGAATAAGATTGTGAAGTCTCTGGTCAGAGATGTATCGAGAAAGAGTCATCGAGAG GGGATGATGCTGAAACTGGTGGGGTATAGTAAAGGGGTTGCAGACGCCATGGAAGAAACgagggagaaagagaaaagatggGAGGTGTTGAAAGAGGCGTGTGAAGGGAACTCCTCCCTCCTATCGGAAGTGGAGAAGCTCAAATCCGCCTTCTGA
- the LOC104720758 gene encoding heterodimeric geranylgeranyl pyrophosphate synthase small subunit, chloroplastic-like — protein sequence MLFSASATPLVPSLCLLAAEKPVNRRPMMMRLSGGGAIGSSSSSSNFDLKTYWGTLMTEINQKLDEAIPVKYPAGIYESMRYSVLAQGAKRAPPVMCVAACELFGGDRLAAFPTACALEMVHAASLIHDDLPCMDDDPVRRGKPSNHTVYGSDIAILAGDALFPLAFQHIVSHTPPDLVPRATILRVIAEIARTVGSTGMAAGQFVDLEGGPFPPSFVQEKKFGAMAECSAVCGGLLGGATDHELETLRRYGRAVGMLYQVVDDEKKTDGAIQMAQELKDKAKKELQVFDDDDDKYSEELVVPLHTFVDYAAHRHFLLPL from the exons ATGTTGTTTAGTGCTTCAGCGACACCACTAGTGCCCAGCTTGTGTCTTCTTGCGGCGGAGAAACCCGTCAATCGTCGTCCTATGATGATGAGACTCTCAGGCGGCGGAGCAATTGggtcttcttcatcgtcttcgaATTTCGATCTGAAGACGTATTGGGGAACTCTGATGACGGAGATCAATCAGAAGCTCGACGAGGCGATACCGGTCAAGTACCCTGCGGGGATCTACGAGTCGATGAGATACTCGGTGCTCGCACAAGGCGCCAAGCGTGCCCCTCCAGTCATGTGTGTTGCCGCCTGCGAGCTTTTCGGTGGCGATCGCCTCGCCGCTTTCCCAACCGCTTGTGCCCTTGAAATG gtCCACGCGGCTTCGTTGATACACGACGACCTCCCCTGTATGGACGATGATCCTGTCCGCCGAGGAAAGCCATCGAACCACACAGTCTACGGCTCCGACATCGCCATTCTCGCCGGCGACGCCCTCTTCCCACTCGCCTTCCAGCACATTGTCTCCCACACCCCTCCCGACCTTGTTCCCCGTGCCACCATCCTCAGGGTCATCGCTGAGATTGCCCGCACCGTCGGCTCCACTGGTATGGCTGCTGGCCAGTTCGTCGACCTCGAAGGTGGCCCCTTTCCTCCTTCTTTCGTTCAGGAGAAGAAATTCGGAGCCATGGCTGAATGCTCTGCCGTTTGCGGAGGCCTCCTCGGCGGTGCCACTGACCATGAGCTTGAGACTCTCCGAAGGTACGGGAGAGCCGTTGGGATGCTCTATCAGGTTGtggatgatgagaagaagaccGATGGAGCTATCCAAATGGCccaagagctcaaggataaggCCAAGAAGGAGCTTCAAGTGtttgacgacgacgacgacaagTATAGTGAAGAACTTGTTGTTCCTCTCCATACCTTCGTTGACTACGCTGCTCATcgtcattttcttcttcccctctgA